The genomic stretch CGATACGCTACATACAATGGCTCAAATCCATTTGAAACTCCGGCCACGCTAAATATTATTCCACATCTGGAATTTAACATCGGTGCCTTTTTTCCCAAAAAAGGAATGCATGATATCACAATGAGTTTATATAAACTGTCTAGGGAGCTTGGGGTGAATTATTATTTTGGACAGAAAGTCGAAAAGGTAATAGTCGAAGATGGCGAGGCAAAAGGAATTAGAGTAAAAGGAAAGGATCGCTTTGCGGATCTGGTGGTGAACAATATGGATATGGTGAATGCTTACAAGACGATTCTCAAAGGTCAGAAGCAACCCAAACTTCTGCTCAATCAACCCAAATCGAGTTCCGCACTTATTTTTTATTGGGGAATCAAGCGGGATTTTCCCGAGCTTGACCTTCATAATATTTTCTTTTCTGATAATTACCCGCTGGAATTCGAGCATATTTTCAAAAGAGGGGCGGTCTACGATGACCCGACGATTTATGTCAACATCACTTCTACTCACAAGCCCGATGACGCTCCTGCAGGCTGTATGAATTGGTTTACGATGATCAACGTGCCGAATAATCAAGGACAGGATTGGGATGCAATGATAGCTGAGGCCAAGAGGAATATCATCCATAAGCTCAATAGAATCCTTAAAACAGACGTGGAATCACTGATCGATGTAGAGGAAATTCTAGATCCACGGACAATAGAATCCAAGACCTCGAGTGCCCAGGGAGCACTGTATGGTAATAGCTCAAACAATAAATTCGCCGCTTTCCTGAGACATGCAAATTATTCTTCCTCGGTCAAAAACCTGTACTTCTGTGGAGGATCAGTCCATCCAGGCGGAGGAATTCCGCTTTGTTTGCTATCGGCAAAGATTATGAGTGAGATGATTGAAAGTTAGTAGGCAGTATTTAGTCGCCGAAAGCCAAATAATCGTTGGCGCAGTCCCATGACCGGCCTGCAGTAGGCAAGCTTGTGCCATTTTCACTGATCCCCTCTTACCACCAGCTTCTTTAAGACTCTTGACACTACCTCTAGCTCCTGAATATTCTCATACCCCGTTTTAACTGAGCTCTTGGTGCCTTGATGTCTTTTCTTACCAAGCCATGACAGACTGGCCTTTGATTCTTTGCCGTTTAAAAAACTCCGCTACTCACAGAATTCCTTATATTCATATTCTTTAATATGTATAATGTATACCGCTTTTCTGCCAGTAAAAGAATCATGGGATTCGGAAAACACTAGTGCCTCTTCGGTTTCCTGTCTTCCTTCCTGTAAAGCAAAGAAAACATGGCTACTGGTATCATTGCGGATAATCATATTCTTTAATTTAATGGTTCGTATGCAAAAAGTTTATGGTCTTTTTTTAATCGGGATGCTGCTAAGCGCACAGCTTTTTTCCCAAACCTGGATCAGAATGCAAAGCTGGGGACTTGATCTGGAAGGGATCACTTGGGTAGATGAAAATCTGGGCTTTGCTGTAGGTGAAAACCTTATTATCCGTACTCGTGATGGAGGGACTACTTGGGAAGAACTTCCTGTAAGTTTTGAAGGAAAACTACTGGATGTAGTCTTTTATGATGAGACTACTGGAGTGGCCGTAGGTGAAAATGGTTTGATTCTCAAAACCAAGGATTCAGGAAATTCCTGGAATCAAATACCCTCTGGAGGTACCCAGGCCATAAGCAGCATAACGCTTTCCAGTGATGGAAATTTAATAGCCACCTCAGCAGGGGGGCAAATTTTACGCTCCACTTCTCGCGGAGACTCCTGGACCAAAATCCCGTCTGGCACTTCCCAAAATTTAAACGACATAAAATTTATCAATGCTGACACGGCTTATATCGTAGGTAATCAAGGGATAATCCTGAGAAGCTATGATGGAGGAAATAAGTGGAGTTCATTAAACACCGGATTATCAGCTGATCTTAATGGAGTTGCTTTTTCCACCCCTCTGATCGGCTACGTCGTAGGAGCTGGAGGAGCTATACTAAAAACCATCGATGGAGGGGAAAACTGGACGATGCAGACTTCCCCTGTGACGACAAATTTACAGAAAGTCGCTATTAGTCCTCTGGACATCCGCATCATCACAGTGGTAGGTGAAGCGGCTACGGCTCTTAGATCTACTAATTCCGGGGCTTCTTTTGGCAAAGCCAATCTGGGCACCACCAACACCAGAAATGTCAATGCCCTGGCATTTAAGCCATCAAGTAACCTCGTCTTCAGCGTAGGTCAGGATGGTTACCTTATTTCCTCCACCAATGCCGGCAGCAACTATAGTCAGCGACTGGCGGGCATCCGTAATGACTTTACAGGAACCGACTTCAAATCAGACCGGATCGGACATACCACGGGACAGCGTGGAGCAGATTATGTGACAAGCAATGGAGCAACTAGCCTGGTGTACAGGCCTGTTCCAGAGGAAATTGATATTGTAAGCATGGGGTTCTGGAGCACATCAGTAGGATACGTCGGAGCTGCTTCCGGTAAAATCTACAGAACCGGCAACAGCGGGGCTTCCTGGGTGCCAATTCAAGTGCAGACCTCTGATACTATTACCGGGTTTTATCTTTTTGCGGCATCGGTGTTATATGTTACCGGCACCAATGGCTTTATCGCCAGAACATCGGATTCCGGCGCAACCTGGGATGCGGCGGGGATAAAATCAAATACCTCTGAGAATCTCCGGGACATCACATTCTTTGACGATCAAGTCGGATTTGCCATAGGAGAGAAGGGACAGATCAGCTGGTCCCGTGGAGGAGACAACTGGGAGAATCTGCCAAAATTTACCACAGAAAACCTGAATGCTTTGGCCAAGCTAGACACAAGCACGGCAATCATAATAGGAGATGCAGGAACTATACTTAAGTCTGGGGATAAAGCAAAAACTTGGAGAAAGATCGATATCCCATTTACTGAAAACCTCACATCTGTGGATTTTTGGGATGAAAACATAGGATTTGTGTCTGGAGACAATGGTCTTGTACTTCAGACTAAGGATGGGGGAGAGTCCTGGGTGAGGATACCAAGTGGGACCAGTAGAAACCTCACCGGCATCAGTGTAGGCACTCCCACCGTAGCATTTGCGGTGGGGGATCATGGCACAATTTTGAAATATGAATGTATTCCACCTTCAGACTTAAGTGCTATTATAGGAGAGAGTCAATCCTGCCTTACCATAGGTAAATATTCCATTTCCAATGAAATGCTTCCGGGAGCTGAATTCGTGTGGAGAGCTGATGGAGGGGAAATTATTTCAGGTCAGGGAACCAACGAAATAGAAGTGCTATGGAAATCAGTGGGAAGAAACGGGGTGTATGTAAGTATGGAGAATTTCTGTGGAAACGGTAAAACATCGGTCATAGAGGTGCTAGTATCAACACTTCCTACGAATAATAACTCCATCGAGGGCAATGGCACCGTTTGCCTGGAAGCAACAGAAATTTATTCATTGCCTGATTCAGCGGGGATAAGCTATTCTTGGGAGATAGATGGCGGCGAAGTTCTTCAAGGGCAAGGAACTTCCCAGATTCAGGTAAAATGGCTTACCTCTGGTAACCAAAACATACAGGTGATTCAGCAAAATGCCTGTGGCAAAGCTGATCCGATTACAAAGGCCATTACTGTCAATATGCCTCCTGAGCAACCGGGAGAAATAGCAGGGCCAACTCAAACCGGTCTTTGGGAAACAGTTTATGAAATCCCGGTCCAGGAAAACATAAACTTCAAATGGGCTATATCAGGAGAGGGAGGAAGTGTAAAAATGGGACAGGGAACGGAAAAAGTAACAGTCCAGTGGCAAAAAGAAGGGGATTTCCAGCTTAGTGTCACTCCCGAAAACGCATGCAATGAAGGAGCAGCCCGTATTCTTGATGTGAACGTAAACGTGATCACTTCATTGCCAGAAAAAGAGGATATGAATGTCCGTGTGTTTCCCAATCCTTCATCAGGAACACTTATGGTGGAGCTGGGTAATGCCAATTATAAAAGCCTTCAGGTGATCAACTCATTTGGACAGCTGATCCAGGTTGTAGAAATACCTTCAGGAACCAAGGAAGTCAGGCTTGAACATTTACCGAAGGGGATGATTTTGCTACAATTTAATACTGGGTCGAATCTGATGCAGCGAAAGGTGATTGTAAATTAATAGACTTAATTCTGCTTTAGAGAAGGTAATTGGTTTATGCCTTAATAAAAGAAATGTCGCCAAGCTTCTGGATTTGTAAGGCTCCTGCTATTATCAACTTCTCTTATTTGTCGTCCATGTCAGCCAAAGCACCCGTAGGTTTTTCTATAATAAAAGAACTTTCTGTTGCCTTACATTATCTCTTAACAACATTCGTAGAAATCCAAACTAAGCCTTGAACTTTCTTTTTTGTAATTTAGGGATTTAACCACCTTAAAGCATTCGGAGGAAACATGATTCTAGCCATACTTTCAGGTTTCATCGTGGCGGCGTTGATTCCCATTACTAGTAAATTCATCAGAGGCAAAGGCTCTATAGTGATGCCTTTTTTGCCTCTTCTTCTGTTTGTATATTTTCTCCAATATCTACCCCAAGTAAGCAAAGGGGAGGCAATTGACCTGATATACCAATGGGTTCCCAGTTCAGGAATTAATTTGGCTTTCCACCTCGACGGTTTAGCCTTGCTTTTTGTTTTGATGATTACAGGGATAGGGACATTGGTGTTCTTCTACACTTACAGCTATCTCAAAGGACACGTGTACCTTGATAGATTCTATGGATATCTCAGCATGTTTATGGCTTCTATGCTGGGTCTTGTTCTTTCAGATAATATAATTACACTCTTTATTTTCTGGGAACTTACCAGTATCAGTTCCTTCTTTCTGATAGGATTCAATAATGAAGATCCCAAATCCAGAAAATCCGCTCTCCTGGCATTAAGTGTCACTGGGATGGGGGGATTATTTTTGCTGGTAGGCATGATCTTCCTTGGGTCGGTGGGTGGTTCTTATTCTTTTCAGGAGTTGCTCACCCAGCGCAGTTTGATCATAAGTCATAGTAGCTATGGATGGATTATAGGCTTGTTGTTTCTTGGAGCTTTTACCAAATCTGCCCAATTCCCTTTTCATTTCTGGCTTCCAGGGGCGATGAAGGCTCCTACTCCAGTGAGTACCTACCTCCATTCTGCCACTATGGTGAAAGCTGGGATCTACTTGCTGGCAAGATTTACACCTCTGCTAGGAACTACCCCTGCATGGAATACTACCCTGATTATAGTAGGCGCGGTGACTATGGTATATGCTGCAGTCCATTCCGTTTTCCGGATTGATATGAAGGGTATTTTGGCTTATTCCACCATTGCTGCTTTGGGTATATTGGTTTTCCTGATCGGTTTGGGCACTGAAGAATCTCTTTTGGCGGCCTCTGTCTTTATTCTGGTGCATGCCTTATATAAAGCCACCCTCTTTTTGGTCACTGGCATAATTGATCACGAGACCGGCACAAGGGATGTCACTGTTTTGGGTGGATTACGGAAAGTTATGATGCCCGTAGCTATAGCCGCAGGCCTGGCAGCTCTAGCAAATGCGGGGACGCCGCCGTTTTTGGGCTTTATAGGGAAAGATCTTATTTACGAAGCGACACTTCATTTTGGTGATTGGGGATACCTACTCACTGGAGCTGCTATACTGACGAATGTCTGTCTACTATGTGCTGGACTTTTAGCTGGCTACAAGCCCTTTGCAGGGAGTCTCCCTTCACAATTTGAGAAAGTCCACCTTCCTCATCCCACCATGTGGGTTCCACCTTTGATTTTAGCTGGTCTGGGCTTGGTTTTCGGGCTGTTCCCAGGCCTGATCGAGCGGAGCTTGGTTCTTCCGGTATTCAGCAGTATTTCCGGAAGTGCCACTGAGACGCATATTCAGTTGTGGCATGGATTTAACCTGGTTTTGGGGTTGAGTATTTTGACGCTTACTTTGGGTTTACTACTCTATTGGCTTCTTAGACCCTCAGAGCGACTTTTGGGCATCACTTTGAAGTTTGAAAAAATAAGCCCTCAGTCTATTGCCAATCTGTGTGGAGCTCTATTTACTAGGTTTGCTGGATTATGGACAGGATTTTTCCAGAATGGGTATTTAAGAAATTACGTCATCACCATACTGGGCTTCCTTACTATTTTATTGGGGCTTAGACTTTATCAGGGAGTCACTCTGGTCATCGATGCCTCAAAGCTGACTGAAGTTACTATCTATGAAGTGATTGTAGTGATGATCATGTTTGCCTCTATCATTTTCACGGTATTTTCACGATCCCGGTTGGTTGCTGTAGCTTCCCTGGGTGTAATAGGCTATTCTATCTGTCTGATTTTCTTGTTTTATTCCGCTCCCGATTTGGCGATGACGCAGTTTTCGATTGATACGTTGACTGTGATCTTGTTTGTATTGGTGATCTATAATTTACCTAGGTACAAAACCTTTTCCAATTGGAAAATCCGGCTAAGAGACGGAGTGCTCTCTGTCTTTTTCGGCACCTTGATCGCAGTGCTTACGCTGGAGGTGCTGTCAGAACCACTCAATAGGGAAACTTCTATATTCTACGCCGAAAGTGCATATCTGTTAGCAAAAGGGAAAAATGTTGTCAATGTGATCCTAGTGGATTTTAGAGGATTTGATACCATGGTGGAAATCACCGTGCTTGTCATTGCCGCAATAGGGGTGTTTAGCTTGTTGAAATTGAGGCTGAAAAGTATAGAAAAGGAATAACCTGAAATATCACATGACTCAATTGTCACACACAGGGGTTTATCCTAAATGCGAGATAGGTTAGGAGATCTATAAAAACAAAAAATTACAAAAGATGAAATCGATCATATTTAAATCAGCCTCTACTTATCTTTTACCACTGCTGGTGTTATTCTCCGTGTTTATATTGTTGCGCGGGCATTATCTGCCAGGTGGAGGCTTTGTGGGGGGGCTGATTGCATCCATTGCATTTGTCATCCATTCCTTTGCCAACGGCTTGGAGACCACCAAAAGCTTAATCAAGTTTCACCCTGGTTTTCTTATGCCTATCGGCCTTAGTATTGCTTTGTTGAGTGGTATGTCGCCCCTTTTTATAGGAGAGAGTTTTATGACAGGCTTATGGTTTGAAGACCCCTTACCTGTCATAGGCATGGTGGGCTCAGCTTTGTTTTTTGATACCGGGGTTTACCTGGTGGTCATCGGAGTGACTTTGACTATTATTTTCACTATTTCCGAAACGCTATAATATGGAATTGTTACTCGTTGTTTTGATAGGGTTATTGTATGCTGCAGGGATCTATATGATGCTGCGCAGGAGCATGGTGAAGCTGATCATAGGTCTGATTCTACTCGGAAACGGAGCCAACATGCTTATTTTTCTATTGGGCAGAATAGTGAAAGGAAAGCCGCCCATCATCGATTCTGCTTCCAAGATGCTGACCGAAGTCTATGCGGATCCTGTGCCGCAGGCATTGATCCTTACTGCTATTGTGATCAGTTTTGGATTGCAATCCTTTGCCATTATTCTGGTCAAGCGTGCCTATAAAATCACCAAGACTGATGACCTGGATGAATTGAATACAACAGACGAAGTTTATGAATAACCCCTATATAGTTTTACCAGTTATTTTCCAGCTTTTCTCAGCGATTCTGCTGATGTTCTTTTGGTTTAGGGTAAATACCCAGCGCCTGATAGCCATTATTTGCAGCCTCATCTCAGTGGGGATTTCTGTCTGGATCCTTAGGGAAGTCCTTCAGCACGGAATATTGACCATGCAGGCCGGAGAATGGCAGGCACCCTTTGGGATTACTTTTGTGGCGGATGCGTTTTCTGCTACTATGGTCTTATTGACGGCTATTTCAGGGATGGCCGTAATAATATTTTCCACAGGCGCTATTCGAAATGCCCGCTTAAAATTCGGCTATTTTCCCATTCTGAATTTTCTGTTGATGGGGCTTAATGGAGCCTTTCTCACCGGGGATATTTTTAATCTATATGTGTGGTTTGAGATTATCATCATTGCATCATTTGTCTTGATTACCATTGGAGGAGAGAAGGCTCAGATAGAGGGGGCTATTAAGTACGTGACGATGAATTTGCTAGCCTCTGCAATTTTCCTGACTGCGATTGCGATTCTCTATGGGATGGCTGGAAGTCTGAATATGGCTGACCTTTCCGGTCAGGTGGCACAGATTGAGAATAGAGGCTTGGTGAATGTTGTAGCTATATTATTTCTGGTGGGCTTTGGGATCAAATCAGCTATTTTCCCTTTATACTTTTGGCTGCCAGCCTCCTATCATACACCTCCACCTGCGATATCAGCCATTTTCGGTGGACTGCTGACCAAAGTTGGAGTCTACGCATTAGTGAGAATCTTTACGCTGATTTTTATCCCGGACGAGTTTCTGAGTAACTTATTGATTATCATGGCTGCATTGACTATCCTATCCGGTGGCCTGGGAGCTATTTTACAGGTGAATCTGAGAAAAATCTTCTCTTATCTTATTGTATGCCACATCGGGTTTATGATCGCAGGGCTGGGGATTTATACTGAAGTAGCGCTGGTAGGGACTATTTGCTATTTAATCCATGATATTATAGTCAAAACCAATCTTTTCCTTGTGGCCGGGCTGATCTTCAAACTGAAGGGCACCCTAAACATCAATAAACTGGGAGGTATGTATAAAAAGTATCCGGCATTTTCTATCCTGATGGCTATTCCATTATTTTCCCTGGTGGGCATTCCCCCACTTTCAGGGTTTTGGGGAAAGCTGTTTCTGATCGAGGGAGGGTATGCCGAAGGACAGTTTGTATTGATTGCATTTATATTGCTGGGAAGCTTCTTGACACTGTGGGTAGCAGCAAAGATATGGACAGAAGTGTTTTGGAAAGATGCGGTCGATCTTCCCCAGAAAATGACCGTTAAGTATTACAGAGAACTCAAGCCTTTTAAGCAGCGGGCCATGGTAGTGCCTATTATCTTATTGGCAGGAGTTTCCTTGTATATAGGTTTCGGAGCAGAACATATCATCATATTGAGCAAGCAAATCGCAGCTGAGCTTATTGAGCCTTCAGCATATATAGAAGCAGTGTTGGGATCAAAACCGCTTACACCATGATCAAGACCAAATTTCTCAGTAATCTTCTTCTTTCCTTGGTGTGGATAGCCATCACCGGAGCCTTTACGTTTGAAAACTTCCTGTTCGGCTTTGCCCTGAGCTTTTTCCTGTTGTGGATCACTGCTACCGATCGGCGGGACAATAAATACTTCAACAGGATCCCTAAGCTGATAGCTTTTGTGTTTTTCTTTCTGTATGAACTGATCAAAGCCAATATAGAGGTGGCGTATGACGTGGTCACGCCTAAACACTACATGAAACCAGGAATTGTGAAAATTCCGCTGGATGCAAAATCGGATCTGGAGATTACGTTGTTGGCCAATCTGATTTCCCTTACCCCGGGCACCTTGAGTCTGGATGTTTCTGATGACAGAAAAGTCCTGTATGTGCATGCAATGTATGTGAAAGATAGAGAAGACTTTGTGACAGGTATTAAAAGCGGATTTGAAAGACGATTACTAGAGATAACCAGATGAGCGTTTACGACTATTTATATTTTATTATTCTTCCTGTTTTAGCGATAGCTATATTCATCATTTTCATCAGGTTTTTGATGGGACCTTCTCTACCTGACCGTGTGGTGGCATTAGATTTATTGTTGACCACAGGTATTGGAATTATTGCGGTTTATAGTGTGGTTACCAACCAACCTGCTTTTCTTGATATCGCCATGATCATGGCGCTAATTGCCTTTTTGGGAACAGTGGCCTTTGCTTATTATTTAGAAAAACGGAAAAAAAATGACTGAAATAATTGTTATCATACTCAGCTCATTGGGAGCATTATTTATCTTGCTTGCTGCAGTGGGCATAGTGAAAATGCCTGATCTATACCTACGGATCTCAGTCACTACCAAAGCGGCGACACTTGGTATAGGCTTGATTTTACTGGCCGCTGGAATTTACTTTGCGGATACAGCTATTCTTGTCAGAGTAATAGCTATTATAGTTTTTATGCTGCTTACGGCTCCTGTAGGCGCTCACATGATCGGGCGGGCTTCCTATTTTACCGGAGTGAAAATGTGGGATAGATCAACGATAGACGAACTGGAAGGCAAATATGAGCAAAAGTCCCATAAACTTAGAAGTGGGGAGGAAGATGAGAAGACGGATGAAATTACTCACTGAGATCAGATTCTTTCTACCTGGATTATGCAGTTAGCTTGTTGTTGGATCCCATAGCCGCCAACCCACCTTAGTTTCTACCAAAGCTAAAAGAATACCCATTTGTAGGAGTGATGCAGGATTTACCGATCGTGCCGTTGGCACTCTTGGCGAATTCATTCGGATTTCCAAACCCTGAATTTCGCTTTGCTGCATTCAGGGCGGTTACCTGTTGTGCCTTTGGCACAAACGCTTAATGAAACTCATTTCCGGCAAAATGATTTTCCTTGCCAAAGGCAAGGCCTGTAAATGCCCAGAATGCAATTCTGGGTCAAGGATATAGTATATATGTTTTTCAGAGTGACAATGGCACGATCAGTAGTGTGATCAGCCCAACTAAATGTATTTGGCTATCGTGTAGGTGGCACAAGGAGCACCAGCACATTCCACAAAAAAAAGGTTCTTTATCCTAGGGAAATGAAACAGGGTATTGGGCAATCAAAAGCTGATTCATACAAATTTTCACAGCACGCTATCGGATGAATCCACAACTTTTGGGGTTGATCACATCGTGGGTTCTCTCGGGTAAAACCCTCATGATCGGGTATAGAAGGGCTAAGAGGTTCGGATGACTATTGCTCGCCCCGAATATTCACATACTGGAAAATATCCCCAACAGTAGCGTTTTTTACAAAAGCTTTCTTCAAAATAGCCTCAGGGAAATAACCGGCTTTTTCTAGGACATTCATGGATTGCCCGTTGAAATCATAGACTTGAGCAAAAATGCGCTCAATGTCAAATTTCTCAAAAATATATTTTGTATATAGTTTAACTGCTTCAGTAGCAATTCCTTTCCCCCAATAAGGCTCACCCACCCAGAAGCCCAATTCCATATTTGTACGGAGCTCGTCTCTTCCTCTGTCCGATCCAATAGACCCGGCAAGTCTGCCTTCATACTCTATGGCAAAGTTTTGAGGGGGATTGTATTTTTGATTATGCTCTATCCAGTGACGCGCATCATGTATGGTGTAAGGTTGCGGATAACTGTCTTTCAGATTCATCGCAATCTTGGGATTATTCGCCAAAGGATAGAGTTGGTGAAAATGAGCCTCATTCCAGGTCACTAATCTTATTTCTCTTTCTCCTGTGATGATCATAAAAGTCTGATGGTTAATTCTTCAAGATAATAGGCTAAACGCAGAATCAATAAAATTCGCAAGGAAATTATGCAAATCTCCAGCCTAATCTTCTAAGCCGCTGTTATTCATCCTGTCAAGATTTTCGGCAAATCTAAGAGCGGATATAAAGTCCTCAATATGCCCATCCATTACCTCGGGCAGATTGTAGACAGTTTTATTGATCCTATGGTCTGTTACCCTGGATTGGGGGTAATTGTAGGTCCTGATCTTATCTGATCTATCTCCTGAACCTACCATAGACTTCCGCTGTGCCCCCACCGCATCATTATGTTTGGCCAGTTCTATTTCATAAAGCCGCGACCTAAGGACTTTCAGTGCTTTTTCGAAGTTCTTTATCTGAGATTTTTCGTCCTGACAGGTGACCACGAGGCCTGTTGGCTCGTGGGTCAAACGCACGGCGGAATAAGTGGTGTTTACAGATTGTCCACCTGGCCCTGAGGAACAATAGGTGTCCTTTCTCACGTCATTCATGTCGATATTCACTTCTACTTCATCCATCTCCGGCAGTACGGCCACAGAGGCAGCAGATGTGTGGACACGGCCTTGGGACTCCGTGGCCGGTACCCGCTGCACCCGATGTACACCGGATTCATACTTCATCCTTCCATATACATCGTCACCTCCGGATATAGTAGCGATTATTTCCTTATATCCACCCGCAGAGCCGAAGGTCAAATCCAATACTGTCAATTTTAAATTCTGCATTTCGCAGAAGCGTTCGTACATACGGAACAGATCACCTGCAAAAATAGAGGCCTCGTCTCCACCTGCTCCACCTCTGATCTCTAGGATACAATCCTTTGCATCGTTAGGATCCTTAGGGATTAAAAGTTGCTTTAGATCATTCTCAAGCTGTTCCTTTCTAGGCCTAAGTTCATCCAGCTCTGTTTTAGCCATTTCCCTGAAATCCGGATCTTTTTCCTTATCCAGGATTTCTTTAGAACTGGCAATATTTTGCAGGACTAAACTGTACTCGTCGTACACTGCTACAATTTTCTCAAGATCCTTGTATTCTTTGGTCAGCTTGGCATATTTACCCATGTCTGCCATGGATTCCGGCAGTACGATTAATTGTCCTACTTCTTCGAAACGTTCTTTAATTGATTGTAATTTGTCCAGCATAGTCTTGTAATAGCAGCCGCAAAAGTAGTTATTTTTCTTCGGACTAGTTGTGGGCTCCCCTGGCTCTTG from Algoriphagus sp. NG3 encodes the following:
- a CDS encoding Na+/H+ antiporter subunit E; protein product: MIKTKFLSNLLLSLVWIAITGAFTFENFLFGFALSFFLLWITATDRRDNKYFNRIPKLIAFVFFFLYELIKANIEVAYDVVTPKHYMKPGIVKIPLDAKSDLEITLLANLISLTPGTLSLDVSDDRKVLYVHAMYVKDREDFVTGIKSGFERRLLEITR
- a CDS encoding cation:proton antiporter codes for the protein MSVYDYLYFIILPVLAIAIFIIFIRFLMGPSLPDRVVALDLLLTTGIGIIAVYSVVTNQPAFLDIAMIMALIAFLGTVAFAYYLEKRKKND
- the mnhG gene encoding monovalent cation/H(+) antiporter subunit G, whose amino-acid sequence is MTEIIVIILSSLGALFILLAAVGIVKMPDLYLRISVTTKAATLGIGLILLAAGIYFADTAILVRVIAIIVFMLLTAPVGAHMIGRASYFTGVKMWDRSTIDELEGKYEQKSHKLRSGEEDEKTDEITH
- a CDS encoding GNAT family protein, with amino-acid sequence MIITGEREIRLVTWNEAHFHQLYPLANNPKIAMNLKDSYPQPYTIHDARHWIEHNQKYNPPQNFAIEYEGRLAGSIGSDRGRDELRTNMELGFWVGEPYWGKGIATEAVKLYTKYIFEKFDIERIFAQVYDFNGQSMNVLEKAGYFPEAILKKAFVKNATVGDIFQYVNIRGEQ
- the prfA gene encoding peptide chain release factor 1 translates to MLDKLQSIKERFEEVGQLIVLPESMADMGKYAKLTKEYKDLEKIVAVYDEYSLVLQNIASSKEILDKEKDPDFREMAKTELDELRPRKEQLENDLKQLLIPKDPNDAKDCILEIRGGAGGDEASIFAGDLFRMYERFCEMQNLKLTVLDLTFGSAGGYKEIIATISGGDDVYGRMKYESGVHRVQRVPATESQGRVHTSAASVAVLPEMDEVEVNIDMNDVRKDTYCSSGPGGQSVNTTYSAVRLTHEPTGLVVTCQDEKSQIKNFEKALKVLRSRLYEIELAKHNDAVGAQRKSMVGSGDRSDKIRTYNYPQSRVTDHRINKTVYNLPEVMDGHIEDFISALRFAENLDRMNNSGLED